A window of the Salmo trutta chromosome 25, fSalTru1.1, whole genome shotgun sequence genome harbors these coding sequences:
- the LOC115162138 gene encoding 26S proteasome regulatory subunit 4, giving the protein MGQSQSGGHGPGGGKKDDKDKKKKYEPPIPTRVGKRKKKSKGPDAASKLPLVTPHTHCRLKLLKQERIKDYLLMEEEFIRNQEQMKPLEEKQEEERSKVDDLRGTPMSVGNLEEIIDDNHAIVSTSVGSEHYVSILSFVDKDLLEPGCSVLLNHKVHAVIGVLMDDTDPLVTVMKVEKAPQETYADIGGLDQQIQEIKESVELPLTHPEYYEEMGIKPPKGVILYGAPGTGKTLLAKAVANQTSATFLRVVGSELIQKYLGDGPKLVRELFRVAEEHAPSIVFIDEIDAIGTKRYDSNSGGEREIQRTLLELLNQLDGFDSRGDVKVIMATNRIETLDPALIRPGRIDRKIEFPLPDEKTKRRIFQIHTSRMTVADDVILDDLILAKDDLSGADIKAICTEAGLMALRERRMKVTNEDFKKSKENVLYKKQEGTPEGLYL; this is encoded by the exons ATG GGTCAAAGTCAGAGTGGAGGACATGGACCCGGAGGAGGAAAGAAAGACGACAAG GATAAGAAAAAGAAATATGAACCACCAATCCCCACCAGGGttgggaagaggaagaagaagagcaaGGGACCTGATGCTGCCAGCAAGCTACCTCTTG taaCTCCGCACACACACTGCAGGCTGAAACTGCTGAAGCAGGAGAGGATCAAAGACTACTTGCTGATGGAGGAGGAGTTTATCAGGAACCAGGAACAGATGAAACCCCTGGAGGAGAAACAGGAG GAGGAGAGGTCTAAGGTAGATGATCTGAGAGGGACTCCCATGTCAGTGGGGAACCTGGAGGAGATCATTGATGACAACCACGCCATCGTTTCCACGTCTGTGGGCTCTGAGCACTATGTCAGCATCCTCTCCTTCGTAGACAAAGATCTGCTGGAGCCGGGCTGCTCCGTCCTTCTCAACCACAAA GTCCATGCCGTCATTGGGGTCCTGATGGATGACACCGATCCTCTGGTGACCGTGATGAAGGTGGAGAAGGCTCCACAGGAAACATACGCTGACATTGGTGGACTGGACCAGCAGATCCAGGAAATTAAG GAGTCTGTGGAGCTCCCTCTGACCCATCCAGAGTACTATGAAGAGATGGGCATCAAGCCTCCTAAAGGAGTCATTCTGTATGGAGCACCAGGGACAG GGAAGACCCTACTGGCCAAAGCAGTGGCTAACCAGACGTCGGCGACCTTCCTGCGTGTGGTGGGCTCTGAGCTGATTCAGAAGTACCTAGGGGACGGGCCCAAGCTGGTCCGAGAGCTGTTCAGGGTGGCTGAGGAACACGCACCCTCCATCGTCTTCATCGACGAGATCGACGCTATCGGGACTAAGAG GTATGACTCTAACTCAGGAGGGGAGCGAGAGATCCAAAGGACTTTGCTGGAGCTTCTCAACCAGCTGGATGGCTTTGACTCCAGAGGAGATGTTAAGGTCATTATGGCCACCAACAGGATAGAGACCCTGGACCCTGCACTCATCAGACCAG GCCGTATTGACCGAAAGATAGAGTTCCCCCTGCCGGATGAGAAGACCAAGCGAAGGATCTTCCAGATCCACACCAGCAGGATGACTGTGGCAGACGATGTGATCCTGGACGACCTGATCCTAGCCAAGGATGACCTCTCCGGAGCTGACATCAAG gccatTTGTACAGAGGCAGGGCTGATGGCTCTGAGAGAGCGCAGGATGAAGGTGACTAATGAGGACTTTAAGAAGTCAAAGGAGAACGTGCTGTACAAGAAACAGGAAGGGACACCAGAGGGCTTGTACCTCTAA